A window from Halomicrobium urmianum encodes these proteins:
- a CDS encoding class I SAM-dependent methyltransferase produces the protein MRQFDAEYLDRTRTGMWADSREALADLALDDCERVLDVGCGTGVLTRVLREETPGEVVGLDADADLLAAVDPPVVRGDATRLPLRDDAVDLVVCQALLINLPDPAAALREFARVADDRVAVVEPDNAQVCVESTVGAEPALARRARELYLDGVDTDVSLGASAADLFERVDLDVASTRRYDHVRTTAPPYSESALAAARRKATGEGLDDRPEVATGADDAAAYDALREDWREMGRTVIDQMQDGDYERRETVPFYVTVGRVPE, from the coding sequence GTGCGGCAGTTCGACGCGGAGTATCTCGACCGGACGCGCACGGGCATGTGGGCCGACTCCCGCGAGGCGCTGGCGGACCTCGCGCTCGACGACTGCGAGCGCGTCCTGGACGTGGGCTGCGGGACGGGCGTGCTGACGCGGGTGCTCAGAGAGGAGACGCCCGGCGAGGTCGTCGGGCTCGACGCCGACGCCGACCTGCTCGCCGCCGTCGACCCGCCCGTCGTCCGGGGCGACGCCACTCGCCTGCCGCTCCGGGACGACGCCGTCGACCTGGTGGTCTGCCAGGCGCTGTTGATCAACCTCCCCGATCCGGCGGCGGCCCTGCGGGAGTTCGCGCGCGTCGCCGACGACCGGGTGGCCGTCGTCGAACCGGACAACGCTCAGGTGTGCGTCGAGTCGACGGTCGGGGCCGAACCCGCGCTGGCCCGGCGAGCCCGGGAACTCTACCTCGACGGCGTCGACACGGACGTCTCGCTGGGCGCGAGCGCGGCCGACCTGTTCGAGCGCGTCGATCTCGATGTGGCGTCGACGCGGCGCTACGACCACGTTCGGACGACCGCGCCCCCCTACTCGGAGTCGGCCCTGGCGGCGGCCCGCCGGAAGGCCACCGGCGAGGGGCTCGACGACCGCCCGGAGGTCGCGACCGGTGCCGACGACGCGGCCGCCTACGACGCCCTCCGCGAGGACTGGCGCGAGATGGGACGGACGGTGATCGACCAGATGCAGGACGGCGACTACGAGCGCCGCGAGACGGTCCCCTTCTACGTCACGGTCGGCCGCGTGCCTGAGTGA
- a CDS encoding DUF7095 family protein → MSRDAAIDRVEAIVDAVAGETMPVPVREVWVFGDVALGLDPVERVDVYLTKDILMRDEGDPERFERELGVAGIGATVRAEWAEEHPDYVRANANGHVAPEKCLAAHLLEDGEPIHLEVCNASFEDNVTQRLDGARARENYEQILDPRGVCLWAEGERSDEALRKLRESELAFPTLSGALEMLGMDEDEAETAADAVRAYREQQEGASVRGDVV, encoded by the coding sequence CTGTCGCGCGACGCGGCCATCGACCGCGTCGAGGCGATCGTCGACGCCGTCGCCGGGGAGACCATGCCCGTTCCCGTCCGCGAGGTGTGGGTGTTCGGCGACGTGGCGCTTGGGCTGGACCCGGTCGAGCGGGTCGACGTCTACCTCACCAAGGACATCCTCATGCGCGACGAGGGCGACCCCGAGCGGTTCGAGCGGGAACTCGGCGTCGCGGGGATCGGTGCCACCGTCCGCGCCGAGTGGGCCGAGGAGCACCCCGACTACGTCCGCGCGAACGCGAACGGCCACGTCGCCCCGGAGAAGTGCCTCGCCGCGCACCTGCTTGAGGACGGCGAGCCGATCCACCTGGAGGTGTGCAACGCCTCCTTCGAGGACAACGTCACCCAGCGCCTCGACGGGGCTCGCGCGCGGGAGAACTACGAGCAGATCCTCGACCCACGGGGCGTCTGCCTGTGGGCGGAGGGCGAGCGCAGCGACGAGGCGCTCCGCAAGCTCCGGGAGAGCGAACTGGCCTTCCCGACGCTGTCGGGCGCGCTGGAGATGCTCGGCATGGACGAGGACGAGGCCGAGACGGCCGCCGACGCCGTCCGCGCCTACCGCGAGCAACAGGAGGGCGCGTCCGTCCGCGGCGACGTGGTCTGA
- a CDS encoding sensor histidine kinase, whose protein sequence is MRLRTRVLAALLVVAVVLSLVSLAGFTFYRDEVIAQGERDLVTTAESVADRLDTVLDEKEEMVFLWSHRPGIGDHGSASQQVALRTFVATTDFSGASVIARNGTMTAIDGVGIEREEDIEGQNFSDRQYFQRAMRGETYVSDPVRAESDNVVVTVSAPIVRAEQTLGTFNAAFHVQRGDLPRTLGVVTDETEHVVVEADGTTVFETGDPPADAAMRATATVENTGWTVVATSSDAALAAELRTVTLLQLGTLAAVVVSIAALGGWLYREYVHNFERLVAGFGALVVGDYGTTVSLSGSTEWQEVGDHFNELSETLARRRVEVAVLNRVLRHNLRNAMTVVTGNADYLADHVEDDRLADVAMRIRDRSESLLALAERARTVESTLRGGGRAPPSRPVADVVEETVAGLREEHPEATITVERAPPGVAVPGGDLVSVAVDELVANAIDHGGGTVRIAADADEEAVSIVVADDGPGMPVVERRILEESFVESSTEHGSGLGMWIVTWIVDRLDGDVSVDVDAGTTITVRLPLADGIDRNDVAIS, encoded by the coding sequence ATGCGCCTCCGGACGCGGGTCCTCGCGGCACTCCTCGTGGTGGCCGTCGTGCTCTCGCTGGTCTCGCTGGCGGGATTCACGTTCTACCGGGACGAGGTCATCGCCCAGGGGGAGCGCGACCTGGTCACCACGGCGGAGTCGGTCGCCGACCGGCTCGACACGGTCCTCGATGAGAAGGAGGAGATGGTCTTCCTGTGGTCACACAGGCCGGGCATCGGCGACCACGGCTCGGCGTCCCAGCAGGTGGCACTGCGGACGTTCGTCGCCACGACGGACTTCAGCGGGGCGTCGGTCATCGCGCGCAACGGCACCATGACCGCCATCGACGGGGTGGGCATCGAGCGGGAGGAGGACATCGAGGGGCAGAACTTCAGTGATCGACAGTACTTCCAGCGGGCGATGCGCGGCGAGACGTACGTCAGCGATCCGGTGCGCGCCGAGAGCGACAACGTCGTCGTGACTGTCAGCGCGCCAATCGTCCGGGCGGAGCAGACGCTGGGGACCTTCAACGCGGCCTTCCACGTGCAACGGGGGGACCTCCCCCGGACGCTCGGGGTCGTGACCGACGAGACGGAGCACGTCGTCGTCGAGGCCGACGGGACCACCGTCTTCGAGACCGGCGACCCGCCGGCGGACGCCGCCATGCGGGCGACCGCTACCGTCGAGAACACGGGCTGGACGGTCGTCGCGACCAGCAGCGACGCCGCGCTGGCCGCGGAACTACGGACGGTCACGCTCCTGCAGCTCGGCACGCTCGCGGCGGTCGTGGTCTCGATCGCCGCCCTGGGCGGGTGGCTCTACCGCGAGTACGTCCACAACTTCGAGCGCCTGGTGGCGGGGTTCGGCGCGCTCGTCGTCGGCGACTACGGGACGACCGTCTCGCTGTCCGGGTCGACCGAGTGGCAGGAGGTCGGCGACCACTTCAACGAACTCAGCGAGACGCTGGCCCGCCGGCGCGTCGAGGTGGCCGTGCTCAATCGGGTGTTGCGGCACAACCTCCGGAACGCGATGACCGTCGTCACCGGGAACGCCGACTACCTCGCCGACCACGTCGAGGACGACCGACTGGCCGACGTCGCGATGCGGATCCGGGACCGCAGCGAATCGCTGCTCGCGCTCGCGGAGCGGGCGCGAACCGTCGAATCGACGCTGCGCGGCGGCGGGCGGGCGCCGCCGTCCCGTCCCGTGGCCGACGTCGTCGAGGAGACCGTCGCCGGTCTCCGCGAGGAGCACCCCGAGGCGACAATCACGGTCGAGCGGGCCCCGCCGGGCGTCGCGGTCCCCGGCGGCGACCTCGTCTCGGTCGCCGTCGACGAACTGGTCGCAAACGCCATCGACCACGGCGGCGGGACGGTCCGGATCGCCGCCGACGCGGACGAGGAGGCGGTCTCGATCGTCGTGGCCGACGACGGGCCGGGCATGCCCGTCGTCGAGCGGCGGATCCTCGAGGAGTCGTTCGTCGAGAGCTCCACCGAGCACGGCTCCGGGCTCGGCATGTGGATCGTCACCTGGATCGTCGACCGCCTCGACGGCGACGTGTCGGTCGACGTCGACGCCGGGACCACGATCACCGTGCGGCTCCCGCTCGCGGATGGGATCGATCGGAACGACGTCGCAATATCGTAA
- the sugE gene encoding quaternary ammonium compound efflux SMR transporter SugE, protein MSWLLLLVAGLFEAIWAIGLEYSDGFTRPAPTAVTLVALAVSMVLLARAVRDLPIGTAYAVWTGIGATATAIYGLVVLDEPAGPARLFFLGLVVAGIAGLHMTST, encoded by the coding sequence ATGTCGTGGCTCCTCCTGCTCGTCGCCGGCCTGTTCGAGGCGATCTGGGCCATCGGCCTGGAGTACTCCGACGGGTTCACGCGGCCGGCGCCGACCGCTGTCACGCTGGTCGCGCTGGCCGTTAGCATGGTCCTGCTCGCGCGGGCCGTGCGCGACCTCCCCATCGGGACGGCCTACGCCGTGTGGACTGGCATCGGCGCGACGGCGACGGCGATCTACGGGCTCGTCGTCCTCGACGAACCGGCCGGCCCCGCGCGGCTGTTCTTCCTCGGCCTCGTCGTCGCGGGCATCGCCGGACTCCACATGACGAGCACCTAA
- a CDS encoding alpha/beta fold hydrolase, translating to MEFRTFGDGGDPDCLFVLGWGNRPSHEPVRWLIDRLVGDGWRVHAATLPPHVTDVQRQWVRPVERYAADLDRPALLGHSAGGLTAAHADVDARTRTYLSPWWGEPPARQNPVVDLLARVPGDYRFLPSGIDDGSLLGVHATERQLREGPDRVSPAFLRATRRAHRTLPRIGDGALVFCSLTDRIVSTRAIGERVPADRTVLYDGGHELFSSRSREEHLPTLLAALEQGVAALD from the coding sequence ATGGAATTCCGGACGTTCGGGGACGGCGGCGACCCGGACTGCCTGTTCGTCCTCGGCTGGGGGAACCGCCCGTCCCACGAGCCAGTGCGGTGGCTGATCGACCGACTCGTCGGCGACGGATGGCGGGTCCACGCGGCGACGCTCCCGCCGCACGTCACCGACGTCCAGCGCCAGTGGGTCCGGCCCGTCGAGCGCTACGCGGCCGACCTCGACCGGCCGGCTCTGCTGGGTCACAGCGCGGGCGGCCTGACCGCCGCCCACGCCGACGTCGACGCCCGCACGCGGACGTACCTCAGCCCATGGTGGGGCGAACCGCCCGCCAGGCAGAACCCCGTCGTCGACCTGCTGGCGCGCGTCCCCGGCGACTACCGGTTCCTGCCCAGCGGCATCGACGACGGCTCGCTCCTCGGCGTCCACGCCACCGAGCGCCAGCTCCGGGAGGGACCGGACCGCGTCTCGCCGGCGTTCCTGCGAGCGACGCGCCGGGCGCACCGGACGCTACCGCGGATCGGCGACGGCGCGCTCGTCTTCTGCTCGCTGACCGATCGGATCGTCTCGACCCGCGCTATCGGTGAGCGCGTCCCCGCAGACCGGACCGTCCTCTACGACGGCGGCCACGAACTGTTCTCCTCCCGGTCCCGCGAGGAGCACCTGCCGACGCTGCTGGCCGCGCTGGAGCAGGGGGTCGCGGCCCTCGACTAG
- the ncsA gene encoding tRNA 2-thiolation protein NcsA, whose protein sequence is MADCDKCGAPAAMHAAYSGLHLCEDHLCRSVEERVRRRVREDNLVPRDATPEDPETWVIGLSGGKDSVVLTQILQETFAEDPRIELVALSIHEGIEGYRDRSLDACEELTDDLGIRHEVVAYEDEFDVRMDDVVEDDPEGMAACAYCGVFRRDVLSRYAEDLDADKLLTGHNLDDEAETALMNVLEGDVDQMAKHFDASLGPFAGGDAERTRAEQDHHIPRAKPLRDVPEKEVALYARFRDLPAHITECPHAEEAYRGEIQELMLGLEENHPGTRHSIMAGYEKLAALAAAEYGGDADDREFGECDRCGAPTARELCRKCSLLDALEAV, encoded by the coding sequence ATGGCGGACTGTGACAAGTGCGGCGCGCCCGCCGCCATGCACGCCGCGTACTCGGGGCTGCACCTCTGCGAGGACCACCTCTGCCGGTCGGTCGAGGAGCGGGTCCGCCGCCGCGTCCGCGAGGACAACCTGGTCCCGCGGGACGCGACGCCCGAGGACCCCGAGACGTGGGTGATCGGGCTCTCCGGGGGCAAGGACAGCGTCGTCCTCACGCAGATCCTCCAGGAGACCTTCGCCGAGGATCCCCGAATCGAACTCGTCGCCCTGTCGATCCACGAGGGCATCGAGGGGTACCGCGACAGGTCGCTGGACGCGTGTGAGGAACTGACCGACGACCTGGGGATTCGCCACGAGGTCGTCGCCTACGAGGACGAGTTCGACGTCCGGATGGACGACGTCGTCGAGGACGACCCGGAGGGCATGGCCGCCTGTGCCTACTGCGGGGTCTTCCGGCGCGACGTCCTCTCCCGCTACGCGGAGGACCTGGACGCCGACAAGCTCCTGACCGGGCACAACCTCGACGACGAGGCCGAGACGGCCCTGATGAACGTCCTAGAGGGCGACGTCGACCAGATGGCCAAGCACTTCGACGCCTCGCTGGGCCCCTTCGCGGGCGGGGACGCGGAGCGGACCCGCGCTGAACAGGACCACCACATTCCACGCGCGAAGCCCCTGCGGGACGTCCCCGAGAAGGAAGTCGCCCTCTACGCCCGCTTCCGGGACCTCCCCGCGCACATCACCGAGTGTCCCCACGCCGAGGAGGCCTACCGCGGCGAGATACAGGAGCTGATGCTCGGTCTGGAGGAGAACCACCCCGGGACGCGCCACTCGATCATGGCCGGCTACGAGAAGCTCGCCGCGCTCGCCGCCGCCGAGTACGGCGGCGACGCCGACGACCGCGAGTTCGGCGAGTGCGACCGCTGCGGGGCGCCGACGGCGAGAGAGCTGTGCCGGAAGTGTTCGTTGCTCGACGCACTCGAAGCGGTTTAG
- a CDS encoding DNA-binding response regulator has protein sequence MSKTTFTVTSTSDVVLVSVADPDRSRRITAALREEWPVRTARDEREQSASLDRDVSVLVVGGVETDTLDAALRHRDEQGLHFEVAGLVAADAAADDRLDARLETPVAAPDLRETVERLHRRARYDRLLDRYYGLAEHYADLSDGGDAADRVRVQSRLADLRERIDRLACDLDDADAFDVALGHPTDDDEA, from the coding sequence ATGAGCAAGACGACCTTCACCGTGACGTCGACCTCCGACGTCGTCCTCGTCTCCGTCGCCGACCCCGACCGGAGTCGACGGATCACGGCCGCGCTCCGCGAAGAGTGGCCGGTCCGGACCGCTCGCGACGAGCGGGAACAGAGCGCCAGCCTCGACCGGGACGTCTCCGTCCTCGTCGTCGGCGGCGTGGAAACCGATACACTGGACGCCGCGCTCCGTCACCGCGACGAGCAGGGGCTGCACTTCGAGGTCGCTGGCCTGGTCGCCGCGGACGCAGCGGCCGACGACCGCCTCGACGCACGTCTGGAGACGCCGGTCGCAGCGCCCGACCTCCGGGAGACCGTCGAGCGCCTCCACCGCCGCGCCCGATACGACCGGCTGCTCGATCGCTACTACGGGCTCGCTGAGCACTACGCCGACCTGTCGGACGGGGGCGACGCGGCGGACCGCGTCCGCGTCCAGAGCCGACTGGCCGACCTCAGAGAGCGCATCGACCGTCTCGCCTGCGACCTCGACGACGCCGACGCCTTCGACGTCGCACTCGGTCACCCGACCGACGACGACGAGGCGTGA
- a CDS encoding DUF835 domain-containing protein — translation MTEDFDGSSAVADASNVLVVTPALDDAHDELCCDVLRAGETDPDRVVGVTIADSPESKHSTWRADVGTAPSYAFVSVNGASRSAAAQAGTAGKLELSTVERVDDVTPLDSFGMTIVEQIESGPETAVCFDSITDLLEYVDRDTAFKFLHVLVSRVQAEGARAHFHIDSAAHDEETIALFSTLFDVVVECNDGDCPRA, via the coding sequence ATGACCGAGGACTTCGACGGAAGCTCGGCAGTCGCCGACGCGTCGAACGTGCTCGTCGTCACGCCAGCACTCGACGACGCGCACGACGAGTTGTGCTGCGATGTACTGCGGGCGGGAGAGACGGACCCGGACCGGGTGGTCGGGGTCACGATCGCGGACTCGCCGGAGAGCAAGCACTCGACGTGGCGAGCAGACGTGGGAACTGCTCCGTCGTACGCCTTCGTTTCAGTGAACGGCGCATCGCGGTCCGCGGCCGCCCAGGCGGGAACGGCGGGCAAATTGGAACTATCGACCGTCGAGCGCGTCGACGACGTGACGCCACTCGACAGCTTCGGTATGACGATCGTAGAGCAGATCGAGTCCGGCCCGGAGACGGCGGTCTGCTTCGACTCGATCACCGATCTCCTGGAGTACGTCGACAGAGATACCGCGTTCAAGTTCCTCCACGTGCTCGTGTCCCGCGTGCAGGCGGAAGGCGCTCGAGCACACTTCCACATCGATAGCGCCGCGCACGACGAGGAAACGATCGCCCTGTTCTCGACGCTGTTCGACGTGGTCGTCGAGTGCAACGACGGAGACTGCCCTCGAGCGTGA
- a CDS encoding DUF7503 family protein, producing the protein MSQTMSVKERIASHPKLIGMLFTTLLFLSKAGAAAAGKTNYAGP; encoded by the coding sequence ATGAGCCAGACGATGTCTGTCAAGGAACGGATCGCATCGCACCCGAAGCTGATCGGTATGCTGTTCACGACGCTGCTGTTCCTCTCGAAGGCGGGCGCAGCGGCGGCGGGCAAAACCAACTACGCCGGTCCCTGA
- the ftsZ gene encoding cell division protein FtsZ — translation MQDIVKEALERDEAEQQALDDEDVDGFGDPRIVIVGCGGAGNNTVNRLYNIGVEGADTVAINTDKQHLKMIEADTKILVGKSLTNGLGAGGDPSMGERATEMAQGTIKDVLGDADLVFVTAGMGGGTGTGAAPVVSKIAKEQGAIVVGMVSTPFNVERARTVKAEEGLERLRNEADSIIVLDNNRLLDYVPNLPIGKAFSVMDQIIAETVKGISETITQPSLINLDYADMTSIMNQGGVAVMLVGETQDKNKTEEVVKDAMNHPLLDVDYRGASGGLVHITGGPDLTLKEAEGIAQNITERLEASANVIWGARIQEEYKGKVRVMAIMTGVQSAQVLGPSTQKQADKSRQAIQEVDDESTFDASQNVEEFDDQGAYGHTDGGRDADDKNNGLDVIRTND, via the coding sequence ATGCAGGACATCGTCAAGGAGGCCCTCGAACGCGACGAGGCCGAGCAGCAGGCGCTCGACGACGAGGACGTCGACGGGTTCGGCGATCCCCGCATCGTCATCGTCGGCTGCGGCGGCGCTGGTAACAACACCGTCAACCGCCTGTACAACATCGGCGTCGAGGGCGCCGACACGGTCGCGATCAACACCGACAAGCAGCACCTCAAGATGATCGAGGCCGACACGAAGATCCTCGTCGGCAAGTCCCTGACCAACGGGCTCGGCGCTGGCGGCGACCCCTCGATGGGCGAGCGCGCCACCGAGATGGCCCAGGGCACGATCAAGGACGTCCTGGGCGACGCCGACCTGGTGTTCGTCACCGCCGGCATGGGTGGCGGCACCGGTACCGGCGCCGCGCCCGTCGTCTCGAAGATCGCCAAGGAGCAGGGCGCCATCGTGGTCGGCATGGTCTCGACGCCGTTCAACGTCGAGCGCGCCCGCACGGTGAAGGCCGAGGAGGGCCTCGAGCGACTCCGCAACGAGGCCGACTCGATCATCGTGCTGGACAACAACCGCCTGCTCGACTACGTGCCGAACCTGCCGATCGGCAAGGCCTTCTCGGTGATGGACCAGATCATCGCCGAGACGGTCAAGGGCATCTCGGAGACCATCACCCAGCCCAGCCTCATCAACCTGGACTACGCCGACATGACCTCCATCATGAATCAGGGTGGGGTCGCGGTGATGCTCGTCGGCGAGACCCAGGACAAGAACAAGACCGAGGAGGTCGTCAAGGACGCCATGAACCACCCGCTGCTGGACGTCGACTACCGCGGCGCCAGCGGCGGTCTGGTCCACATCACCGGCGGTCCCGACCTCACGCTGAAGGAGGCCGAGGGCATCGCCCAGAACATCACCGAGCGCCTGGAGGCCAGCGCCAACGTCATCTGGGGCGCGCGCATCCAGGAGGAGTACAAGGGCAAGGTCCGCGTCATGGCGATCATGACCGGCGTCCAGTCCGCCCAGGTACTGGGCCCCTCGACCCAGAAGCAGGCCGACAAGTCCCGCCAGGCCATCCAGGAAGTCGACGACGAGTCCACCTTCGACGCCAGCCAGAACGTCGAGGAGTTCGACGATCAGGGCGCGTACGGCCACACCGACGGCGGCCGCGACGCCGACGACAAGAACAACGGCCTCGACGTCATCCGGACGAACGACTGA
- a CDS encoding ribbon-helix-helix domain-containing protein — protein sequence MERVTLRIPKQQIEEVERMVETGEYPNRSEAIRAAVREMLAEQEGGQDRPSEKRKRRTWARA from the coding sequence ATGGAGCGTGTGACACTGCGGATTCCAAAACAGCAGATCGAAGAGGTCGAACGAATGGTCGAAACGGGGGAGTACCCCAACCGTAGCGAGGCCATCCGGGCCGCGGTACGGGAGATGCTCGCCGAGCAGGAAGGCGGGCAGGACCGTCCGTCCGAAAAGCGCAAGCGCCGTACGTGGGCGAGGGCCTGA
- a CDS encoding double zinc ribbon domain-containing protein, which produces MSKITFRADDDLVDRLEEFDDSKSEVMRRALREFLGESDGTPPARDAGADADASGNVNAGGDDSIDDLLVDRVDAIIRDRVNEHLDRRDGRGGRDVNVNISLDAANATSDAGVDESAREARRDASHAADDRKTDEHSGDDGAPSGRKTCPQCGENVTGDHVYCPNCGEKAARRVFCECGDELRSDWAFCPSCGRRTPAADVLDSP; this is translated from the coding sequence ATGAGCAAGATCACGTTCCGCGCCGACGACGACCTCGTCGACCGGCTCGAGGAGTTCGACGACTCCAAGAGCGAGGTCATGCGTCGGGCGCTCCGGGAGTTCCTCGGCGAGAGCGACGGTACCCCTCCGGCGAGAGATGCCGGTGCGGACGCCGACGCCAGCGGGAACGTGAACGCCGGCGGGGACGACAGCATCGACGATCTGCTCGTCGACCGCGTCGACGCGATCATCCGGGACCGCGTAAACGAACACCTCGACCGGCGCGACGGCCGCGGTGGCCGCGACGTGAACGTCAACATCTCCCTCGACGCGGCGAACGCGACGTCGGACGCCGGCGTCGACGAGAGCGCGCGCGAGGCCCGCCGCGACGCGTCACACGCGGCGGATGATCGTAAGACGGACGAGCACAGCGGCGACGACGGCGCTCCGAGCGGACGTAAGACGTGCCCCCAGTGCGGCGAAAACGTGACGGGAGACCACGTGTACTGCCCGAACTGCGGCGAGAAGGCCGCCCGGCGTGTCTTCTGCGAATGCGGCGACGAGCTCCGGTCGGACTGGGCGTTCTGTCCCAGTTGCGGCCGCCGCACCCCCGCAGCGGACGTCCTCGACAGTCCGTAA
- a CDS encoding phosphotriesterase family protein — MSVWPEESDVSELITTLGAYDREDLGLILPHEHVFVDLGPMAAANWTDADPDDVVDVMAPEIERARAAGVTALVEATPEGVGRRVDVDLAVSEAAEFPVVVPTGIYQEPKIPDWAREASEDDLYEWLLSELTEGVEDTGVRAAWIKVSTDDDDPTGLSADEAKILRAAARAGADTGAAIGIHTLHGGVVHQQLDVIEDAGYDADRFIWIHAQADDADHHEAVADRGAYVEYDWIGGDDQDDERYLDLIERMLDAGHRDRLLLSQDRGWYDPSEPGGGQQRPYTYLPETFLPKLRERVGEGTVTRLTQDNPFDAYAR; from the coding sequence ATGTCCGTGTGGCCGGAGGAGTCCGACGTGAGCGAACTGATCACCACGCTGGGCGCGTACGACCGCGAGGACCTGGGGCTGATACTCCCGCACGAACACGTCTTCGTGGATCTCGGGCCGATGGCGGCGGCCAACTGGACCGACGCCGATCCAGACGACGTGGTCGACGTGATGGCGCCCGAGATCGAGCGCGCGCGGGCGGCGGGCGTCACGGCGCTTGTCGAGGCCACGCCGGAGGGCGTCGGCCGCCGGGTCGACGTCGATCTCGCGGTCTCGGAGGCCGCGGAGTTCCCCGTCGTCGTCCCGACCGGGATCTACCAGGAGCCGAAGATCCCCGACTGGGCCCGCGAGGCCAGCGAGGACGACCTCTACGAGTGGCTGCTGTCCGAACTGACCGAAGGGGTCGAGGACACCGGCGTGCGCGCGGCCTGGATCAAGGTCAGCACCGACGACGACGATCCCACCGGCCTCTCCGCCGACGAGGCGAAGATCCTGCGTGCGGCCGCCCGCGCCGGTGCTGACACGGGCGCCGCCATCGGGATCCACACGCTCCACGGCGGCGTCGTCCACCAGCAACTCGACGTGATCGAGGACGCCGGCTACGACGCCGACCGGTTCATCTGGATCCACGCGCAGGCCGACGACGCCGACCATCACGAGGCGGTCGCCGACCGCGGCGCCTACGTCGAGTACGACTGGATCGGCGGCGACGACCAGGACGACGAGCGATACCTCGACCTGATCGAGCGCATGCTCGACGCCGGCCACCGCGACCGCCTCCTCCTCAGCCAGGACCGCGGCTGGTACGACCCCTCCGAACCCGGCGGCGGCCAGCAGCGGCCCTACACCTACCTCCCCGAGACCTTCCTCCCGAAGCTCCGGGAGCGCGTCGGCGAGGGGACTGTGACGCGGTTGACGCAGGACAACCCCTTCGACGCGTACGCACGGTGA